A section of the Serratia liquefaciens ATCC 27592 genome encodes:
- a CDS encoding DeoR/GlpR family DNA-binding transcription regulator has product MSKMLPNQRHDAILATLQQQGRVLAVEMAERLNTTEATIRRDLRQLAAQNLCKRIYGGALAPTPATGPISARLQLSGDEKQALALAALALVKEGQVIFLDAGSTHLYLAELLPRDLRLTVVTNALTIAGKMLDQPGIRTILIGGELDADIGGCVDAKAVQEIDDFYFDLAFVGICAYDPGCGFSALNYQDAQFKKRLLARSGNLAVLCTGDKLNTYAPYSFLPAHRVDYLVTPPGRHPQLEQQITHSGGKVLYSDSPIGD; this is encoded by the coding sequence ATGTCCAAAATGTTGCCCAATCAGCGCCACGACGCGATCCTCGCTACCTTGCAGCAGCAGGGGCGAGTACTGGCGGTTGAAATGGCGGAACGCCTGAACACCACCGAGGCCACCATTCGGCGCGATCTGCGCCAGTTGGCGGCACAAAACCTGTGTAAACGCATTTATGGCGGTGCTCTGGCACCCACGCCGGCAACCGGCCCTATCAGCGCAAGGCTGCAATTGAGCGGTGACGAGAAGCAGGCACTGGCGCTGGCTGCGCTGGCATTGGTCAAGGAAGGGCAGGTTATTTTCCTCGATGCCGGCAGTACCCACCTTTATTTAGCCGAGCTGTTGCCGCGCGATTTGCGGCTGACGGTGGTGACTAACGCATTGACTATTGCCGGCAAAATGCTGGACCAGCCGGGGATCCGCACGATTTTAATCGGCGGCGAGCTGGATGCCGACATTGGCGGCTGTGTGGACGCCAAGGCGGTACAGGAAATCGACGATTTTTACTTTGATCTCGCTTTCGTCGGCATTTGTGCTTATGACCCGGGCTGCGGTTTCTCGGCGCTGAATTATCAGGATGCCCAGTTCAAGAAGCGTCTGCTGGCGCGGTCAGGCAACTTGGCGGTGCTATGTACCGGCGACAAACTCAACACCTATGCCCCCTACAGCTTTCTGCCCGCCCATCGGGTCGATTATTTAGTCACGCCACCTGGCCGTCATCCGCAGCTCGAACAGCAGATCACGCACAGTGGCGGCAAAGTGTTGTACAGCGATTCACCCATTGGAGACTGA
- a CDS encoding VOC family protein — MKIAHVALWTRDIDAQVTFWQRYFDGVAGEQYVSRNRPGFVSRFVSLAAGPTLEIMSLPDLLSAEQASERVGWAHIALSVGEESRVDQLAQRAQQEGILQAAPRWTGDGFYEAIIRDPDGNAIEITA, encoded by the coding sequence ATGAAAATAGCCCATGTTGCACTCTGGACCCGCGATATTGATGCCCAGGTGACGTTCTGGCAGCGGTATTTTGACGGCGTTGCCGGGGAACAATACGTTAGCCGGAACCGTCCGGGGTTTGTTTCCCGCTTTGTCAGCCTTGCGGCGGGGCCAACGCTGGAAATCATGAGTTTGCCGGATCTGCTGTCAGCGGAGCAGGCCAGTGAACGTGTGGGTTGGGCGCATATTGCTTTGTCGGTGGGAGAGGAAAGCCGTGTCGATCAGTTGGCGCAGCGCGCGCAGCAGGAGGGGATCCTGCAGGCGGCGCCACGCTGGACAGGGGACGGTTTTTATGAGGCGATCATCCGTGATCCGGACGGTAACGCCATCGAAATCACCGCCTGA
- a CDS encoding LysR family transcriptional regulator, with protein sequence MFTDLNDLFYFASVVDHQGFAPAGRALGIPKSKLSRRIALLEERLGVRLIQRSTRRFSVTDVGLNYYAHCKAMLVEADAAQQAIEQTRAEPCGTVRMTCPVAILHTRVGSMVAAFMADYPKVTVHLEATNRRVDVVGEGLDLAIRVRPPPLEDSDLVLKILAQRTWCIAASPALVRTLGPVEKPEELHKYPTLDLGPARAQHLWQLTGPQGEKMEWEHRPRLVTDDMLMLRTAAIAGAGIVQLPSMMMRDDMLRGELVQLLPGWQPQGGVVHAVYPSRRGLLPAVRLLLDYLGQQFASIEEE encoded by the coding sequence ATGTTCACCGATTTGAACGATCTGTTTTATTTCGCCAGCGTAGTCGACCATCAGGGCTTCGCCCCCGCCGGCCGGGCGCTGGGTATCCCCAAGTCCAAACTGAGTCGACGCATAGCGCTACTGGAAGAACGCCTGGGCGTACGCCTGATCCAACGCTCGACGCGACGGTTTTCCGTCACCGACGTCGGTCTGAATTACTATGCGCACTGCAAGGCCATGCTGGTAGAAGCCGATGCCGCACAGCAAGCCATCGAACAAACCCGCGCCGAACCCTGTGGCACGGTGCGCATGACTTGCCCGGTGGCCATTCTGCACACCCGGGTCGGTAGCATGGTGGCGGCCTTTATGGCCGATTACCCGAAGGTCACGGTGCATCTGGAAGCGACTAATCGCCGGGTAGATGTGGTGGGTGAAGGCCTGGATCTGGCCATCCGCGTGCGGCCGCCGCCGCTGGAAGACAGCGATCTGGTACTGAAAATTTTGGCGCAGCGCACCTGGTGCATCGCCGCCAGCCCGGCGCTGGTTCGAACCCTGGGCCCAGTGGAAAAACCGGAAGAGCTGCATAAATACCCCACCCTGGATCTCGGTCCGGCACGCGCACAGCACCTGTGGCAGTTGACCGGGCCGCAGGGAGAAAAAATGGAGTGGGAACACAGGCCACGGCTGGTGACGGACGATATGCTGATGCTGCGAACTGCGGCGATTGCCGGTGCAGGGATCGTGCAATTGCCGTCAATGATGATGCGTGACGATATGCTGCGCGGTGAGTTGGTGCAGTTGCTGCCGGGTTGGCAACCGCAGGGCGGCGTGGTGCATGCGGTTTACCCGTCACGCCGCGGCCTGCTGCCGGCGGTGCGGCTGCTGCTCGACTATTTGGGGCAGCAGTTCGCCAGCATCGAAGAGGAGTGA
- a CDS encoding pirin family protein, which yields MKKILGIYNSPEAHWVGNGFLVNSLFSYNDLGAEMSPFLLLDHAAPTKFRSASGTRGVGQHPHRGFETVTIVYQGEVEHRDSTGSGGVIGPGDVQWMTAASGILHEEFHSRDFSRNGGTMEMVQLWVNLPAKDKMAEPGYQTLLNADIPVVPLADGAGQVRVIAGNFGGHAGPARTFSPLNVWDMKLNAGHTTTLTVEEGHTLALVILHGAIHVNGEEVVRETQMVRFDRAGDSITLEANNDVSLLVLSGEPIDEPIVGYGPFVMNSDAEIQQAFRDFNGGKFGSMTAENHAG from the coding sequence ATGAAAAAGATCCTCGGTATTTACAACAGCCCTGAAGCCCACTGGGTCGGCAACGGTTTCCTGGTGAATTCGCTGTTCTCCTATAACGATTTGGGGGCAGAAATGAGCCCGTTCCTGCTGTTGGATCATGCTGCGCCAACCAAGTTCCGCTCTGCCTCCGGCACCCGCGGCGTGGGTCAGCATCCGCATCGCGGGTTTGAAACGGTCACCATCGTCTACCAAGGCGAAGTGGAGCACCGTGATTCCACTGGCAGCGGCGGGGTGATTGGCCCCGGTGACGTACAGTGGATGACCGCCGCCTCGGGTATTTTGCACGAAGAGTTCCATTCACGGGATTTCTCGCGCAACGGCGGCACCATGGAAATGGTTCAGCTGTGGGTGAACCTGCCGGCCAAGGACAAAATGGCTGAGCCGGGTTACCAGACGCTGCTGAATGCGGATATCCCGGTGGTTCCACTGGCGGATGGCGCAGGCCAGGTGCGGGTGATTGCCGGTAACTTCGGCGGCCACGCCGGTCCGGCACGTACTTTTAGCCCGCTTAATGTCTGGGACATGAAGCTGAATGCCGGTCATACCACCACGTTGACGGTGGAGGAAGGGCATACGCTGGCGCTGGTGATACTGCATGGCGCGATTCATGTTAACGGTGAAGAAGTGGTGCGCGAAACCCAAATGGTCAGGTTTGACCGTGCAGGGGATTCAATCACCCTCGAAGCCAACAATGATGTCAGCTTGCTGGTACTGAGCGGCGAGCCGATCGATGAGCCTATCGTCGGTTATGGCCCGTTCGTGATGAACAGCGACGCGGAAATCCAGCAGGCTTTCCGTGACTTCAACGGCGGCAAGTTCGGCAGCATGACGGCAGAGAACCACGCCGGCTAA